From the genome of Nicotiana tabacum cultivar K326 chromosome 17, ASM71507v2, whole genome shotgun sequence:
tcaaaaaatttATTATAATTTACACATGTCATTCTTTAATTGGTTCATTTGACATGTCACTGGCGAGTGTAACTCACACATATAGTCTGCCAGACTCGGGTGTTCATGAGATACATTTAATAACCACTTgaaatgttaaaatgaaaaagggatcaGGTGAGGTGTCTGTCTGATCGTTAGGGACAACTTAAAGGGGCCGTTTATGTAtattgcctttcttcttcttcttcttctttctttgctttgtttttcttctttctttctttctttgctcTGTTTTTGGGTTCTTTGCTCTGTTTCTTCCATCATCTCTTTCAGCTCTTATTTTTCAATTTGTTGCTCTGTTTTTCAAAATCGAACAGAGGCAGTAgctgtatttttttttgttgctctGTTTTTCAAAATTGAGCAGAGGCAGTCAGGCAGTAGCTTTGCTCTGTTTTTCAAAATCGAGCAGAGGCAGTCAAGCAGtagctttatttttatttttttgctatgTTTTTCAAAATCGAGCAGAGGCAgtaactttatttatttgttgCTCTGTTTTTTCAATTATAGATTTATAGTCTTATAGAGTAGAATTAATTGCATATTgacttgataatttttttttcataaaacaGCGTTGAAATGGCGTCATCCGATAGTAATAAACGAAATGATATAGCTTGGAATTATGCTATACAAGGCTCATCAAGATCCACAATTAAATGTGTGTTTTGTGAAAAAAATATATCATGGTGGGATAACTCGTCACAAGCAATATTTGATAGGTGGATTTAAAAATATAGTACAATGTCCCCTTTGTCCGCCCGAGGTTAGGGAGGAAGTAAAAGCGTTTGTTGATAAGAAAAATGTGACAAGAACTCAAGTGAATTTTGAAGCATCGGTGAATCTAATTGATGAAGATAATGAAATAGATGAAGATGGTGAAATGAACCCTGacctcccccccaaaaaaaaaaaactcataaGATATCTTCAAATAGTTCTAGTGGGTCATCCACGATGCCACGTACAGTGACAAAAGGTCCTCTCAATCTTTATTTCTCGGCAAAacaacaagaaaaggaaaaaggtgaaGAAGGTCCAGGTATAGAagccaagaagattttgagggaCCGCGCTGTAAGTGCCTTTGAAGCATGGAGTATGATACAGGGCTTCCTTTCAACTGTGTTAACTATAAAACTTTTGATAAATTCATTAAGGCTGTAGGACAATATAGCCCAGGAATGAAGCCTCCTAGCTATCATGAAGTTAGAGTAACTCATCTTAAAAAAGAGGTGAAGAAGATAGACCAAATTATTGAGGAGCATAAAGTGgaatggaacaagtttggatgttCCATTATAATGGATAAATGGATAGTACGGAATGAAAAAATGATCATAAATGTGTTGGTGAACTCTCCAAGAGGGAGTGTTTTTCTTGAATCTCACGATGCTAGCAACTCTTCTACGGATGGAATCAAAATATACAACTTGTTTAGAAAGACTATTGATAAAATTGGAAAGcaaaatattatacaaattgTTACAGATAATGCTAGTGAGAATGTTAGTGCGGGTAGGATGATGGAAGCTATGTATCCACATATTTATTGGACTCCATGTGCTGCCCATTGTATCAACTTGATGTTTGGTGACTTATTCAAGGAAAACCCATATGCTTCAGGTAACATTAATATAGTTATCTTTAAAGCCCTTAACTTTATTTATACTTATGTCCTATCCTATTAAGTATTAACTATAAAATTGTTATTGTTACTTTTACAGTTTTCACTAAGGCCGTCAGGGTATATTCTTACATCAGTCAGAGGCCGTTGTTGAATTTGATAAGGAAATTTACAAATGAAAGAAATTTGGTGAGACCGGCCAAGACTAGATTTGCAACGACTTTCTTAACTTTGCATAGTTTTTACTTGTAAAAGAAAAACTTGAGAAAGCTAGTTCTTTCAAATGAATGGAAAGATAATAGATATGCAAAGGAAGCTGCGGGGAAAAAAACTGCCAAAGTTCTCATTTCTCCATCATTCTGGAATGACGTCGTTCGGGCTCTTAAAGTTGGTAGTCCTTTGATTAGCGTACTTCGTATGGTGGATGGAGAGAGAAAATCACCAATGGGCTATCTTTATGAAGCTATGGATAGAGCCAAAGAGACTATTGCAGCATCATTTGAAGGAGATATTAGGAAATATGAGAAAGTTTTTGAGATAATTGATACCAGGTGGGAGAATCAACTCCATCGACCTTTGTATGCAACAGGCCATCTTCTTAACCTGGGATTATTTTACAAGAACACTGTAGATGAAACTTTAGCTTCAGAGGTGTGGATTGGATACCATGCATGTCTTGAGAAATTGGTCCCTAATTCAGCGACGATAGATCAAATATGGGAGGAGTTTGGTAGGTACTCACAAGCAGAGGGCCTATTTGGTTTACAAGCGGCCATTAGAGCCAGAGACATAAGGTCGCCAGGTAACTAACTTTAATATAGATATCCTTataactttaaattaatttatttgatttatacttattaacttttaaaatatttttctatagttGAATGGTGGaagcaatttggacatctgtcacgacccaaactaacctctgtcgtgatggcgcctattatggaactaggcaagccgactcattttcaaaaaaaattaaattttcatttcaaaaataatttcaaggttatgtaacataaaacctccatttaaagagttcaaatcaaagaaaaatagaagtgcgaaaaagaaaagctcgacattggggtgtcactagtcatgagcatatactacaatctgtctaacaatatcaaggctaactcaacccgaaaaatagctaaatacaactagaggaagataagagggagaagagtaggggctgcgatcgccaaacagctaccttgctatctccaagaaaatctgcaaccaggacactcaataaccgctaccgtgtccagctacacctggatctacacacaaggtgcagggagtaatgtgagtacgccaactcagtaaataacaacaataaataaagactgagcagtagtgatgaacaacaaagcatataacgttcatatcaggaaatctcagtaaaataccacatgctcttaaaaaaatcaggatttgattcaaacatctcgtttaaacccagttccagtaaaaatcatttaaaga
Proteins encoded in this window:
- the LOC107764674 gene encoding uncharacterized protein LOC107764674; this translates as MPRTVTKGPLNLYFSAKQQEKEKGEEGPGIEAKKILRDRAAVGQYSPGMKPPSYHEVRVTHLKKEVKKIDQIIEEHKVEWNKFGCSIIMDKWIVRNEKMIINVLVNSPRGSVFLESHDASNSSTDGIKIYNLFRKTIDKIGKQNIIQIVTDNASENVSAGRMMEAMYPHIYWTPCAAHCINLMFGDLFKENPYASVFTKAVRKNLRKLVLSNEWKDNRYAKEAAGKKTAKVLISPSFWNDVVRALKVGSPLISVLRMVDGERKSPMGYLYEAMDRAKETIAASFEGDIRKYEKVFEIIDTRWENQLHRPLYATGHLLNLGLFYKNTVDETLASEVWIGYHACLEKLVPNSATIDQIWEEFGRYSQAEGLFGLQAAIRARDIRSPALCDCCLLPQLVAHPSSSVLLTVNAVLSELSDRVFAGKGVQDFFG